One Cervus elaphus chromosome 27, mCerEla1.1, whole genome shotgun sequence genomic region harbors:
- the HSBP1L1 gene encoding heat shock factor-binding protein 1-like protein 1 — translation MDAPGPEAPGGRALRDAAENLFQELQEHFQALTATLNLRMEEMGGRIEDLQKNVNDLMAQAGIDSPAQKHRLEDRTVI, via the exons ATGGACGCACCGGGCCCGGAAGCACCCGGCGGGCGCGCACTGCGGGACGCG GCAGAAAATCTATTTCAGGAACTTCAAGAACATTTTCAAGCTCTGACGGCAACATTAAACCTCAGAA TGGAAGAAATGGGGGGTCGCATTGAAGACTTGCAGAAGAACGTGAATGACTTGATGGCCCAAGCCGGGATTGACAGTCCTGCTCAGAAACACAG aCTTGAAGACAGAACAGtcatttga